The following proteins are encoded in a genomic region of Populus trichocarpa isolate Nisqually-1 chromosome 13, P.trichocarpa_v4.1, whole genome shotgun sequence:
- the LOC7464709 gene encoding pentatricopeptide repeat-containing protein At3g12770: MATSLPFLTRPPNKVFSFIALCPQPFKIRPLDPPPFRFPASTLKFLETHYSSSLNLTTHFNNNKDDCNESTFKPDKFYASLIDDSIHKTHLNQIYAKLLVTGLQYGGFLIAKLVNKASNIGEVSCARKLFDKFPDPDVFLWNAIVRCYSRHGFFGHAIEMYARMQVACVSPDGFSFPCVLKACSALPALEMGRRVHGQIFRHGFESDVFVQNGLVALYAKCGEIVRANAVFGRLVDRTIVSWTSIISGYAQNGQPIEALRIFSEMRKTNVRPDWIALVSVLRAYTDVEDLEHGKSIHGCVIKMGLECEFDLLISLTSLYAKCGHVMVARLFFNQVENPSLIFWNAMISGYVKNGYAEDAIELFRLMKSKNIRPDSITVTSSIAACAQIGSLELARWMDEYISMSEFRNDVIVNTSLIDTYAKCGSVDMARFVFDRIPDKDVVVWSAMMVGYGLHGQGRESIILFHAMRQAGVSPNDVTFVGLLTACKNSGLVEEGWDLFHRMRDYGIEPRHQHYACVVDLLGRAGHLDRAYNFVMNMPIEPGVSVWGALLSACKIHRHVTLGEYAAERLFSLDPYNTGHYVQLSNLYASSCLWDCVAKVRVLMREKGLTKHLGYSVIEINGKLQAFQAGDKTHPRSKEIFEEVEDLERRLKEAGFVPHTESVLHDLNYEETEETLCNHSERLAIAYGLISTPPGTTLRITKNLRACDNCHAAIKLISKLVSREIVVRDACRFHHFKDGACSCGDYW; encoded by the coding sequence ATGGCTACGTCTCTGCCATTTCTTACAAGGCCTCCAAACAAAGTCTTCTCTTTTATTGCTCTCTGTCCCCAACCCTTTAaaattcgaccgttggatcctCCTCCATTTAGATTTCCCGCCTCCACTCTCAAATTCCTCGAAACCCATTATTCTTCATCTCTCAATTTAACAACCCActtcaacaacaacaaggaTGACTGCAATGAAAGTACCTTCAAACCTGACAAATTCTACGCGTCATTAATCGATGATTCGATACACAAAACCCACTTGAACCAAATCTATGCTAAGTTATTAGTAACGGGGTTGCAATATGGTGGTTTCTTGATAGCAAAATTAGTTAACAAGGCTTCGAATATAGGAGAAGTTAGCTGTGCACGTAAGTTGTTTGATAAATTTCCTGACCCAGACGTGTTTTTGTGGAATGCGATTGTTAGGTGTTATTCTAGGCATGGTTTCTTTGGTCATGCTATTGAAATGTATGCAAGAATGCAAGTTGCGTGTGTTAGTCCTGATGGGTTCAGTTTTCCTTGTGTTCTCAAAGCTTGCAGTGCCTTGCCGGCTCTTGAAATGGGGAGGAGGGTACATGGGCAGATATTTAGACATGGGTTTGAATCGGATGTGTTTGTGCAGAACGGTCTTGTGGCATTGTATGCAAAATGTGGAGAGATTGTGCGAGCTAATGCTGTTTTTGGTAGGCTAGTTGATAGGACTATTGTTTCTTGGACCTCTATTATTTCTGGGTATGCGCAGAATGGACAGCCTATTGAAGCCTTGCGGATTTTTAGTGAAATGAGGAAAACAAATGTGAGACCAGATTGGATAGCGCTTGTGAGCGTTCTTAGAGCATATACAGATGTAGAGGATTTGGAACATGGCAAATCTATTCATGGTTGCGTGATTAAAATGGGACTTGAATGTGAATTTGATTTGCTCATTTCTCTTACCTCTTTGTATGCAAAATGTGGGCACGTTATGGTtgctagattattttttaaccagGTGGAGAACCCAAGTTTGATATTTTGGAATGCAATGATTTCTGGTTATGTGAAAAATGGGTATGCCGAGGACGCTATTGAACTGTTCCgtctaatgaaaagtaaaaatataagaCCAGATTCTATTACTGTGACTTCTAGCATTGCAGCTTGTGCACAAATAGGTTCTCTTGAATTAGCAAGATGGATGGATGAGTATATCAGCATGAGTGAGTTTAGAAATGATGTGATTGTCAATACTTCCCTCATTGACACGTATGCAAAATGTGGAAGTGTAGATATGGCTCGCTTTGTTTTTGACAGAATACCAGATAAAGATGTTGTTGTGTGGAGTGCGATGATGGTGGGATATGGATTACATGGGCAAGGTCGGGAATCTATCATTCTTTTTCATGCAATGAGGCAAGCTGGGGTGTCCCCAAATGATGTCACCTTTGTTGGGCTCCTCACAGCATGCAAAAATTCAGGTCTTGTAGAAGAAGGTTGGGACCTCTTCCACCGCATGAGAGATTATGGGATTGAACCAAGGCACCAACATTATGCATGTGTGGTGGATCTTCTTGGGCGTGCAGGCCATTTAGATCGAGCTTATAATTTTGTCATGAACATGCCAATTGAACCAGGTGTAAGTGTGTGGGGAGCCCTTTTGAGTGCATGCAAGATCCATCGCCATGTGACACTAGGGGAGTATGCAGCTGAACGACTTTTCTCATTAGATCCATACAACACGGGGCATTATGTTCAGCTGTCAAACCTCTATGCTTCTTCTTGCTTATGGGATTGTGTTGCAAAGGTACGGGTGTTAATGAGGGAGAAAGGACTTACTAAGCACCTTGGTTATAGTGTGATTGAGATCAATGGAAAGCTCCAGGCATTTCAGGCTGGAGATAAGACGCATCCAAGATCCAAAGAGATTTTTGAGGAAGTTGAGGATTTAGAGAGAAGATTAAAGGAAGCTGGATTTGTCCCCCAtacagaatctgtcctgcatgATTTGAATTATGAGGAAACAGAGGAGACACTTTGTAATCATAGTGAGAGACTAGCGATTGCTTATGGCCTCATCAGTACTCCCCCTGGAACAACCCTTAGGATAACAAAGAATCTTCGGGCATGCGACAACTGTCATGCTGCAATCAAGCTCATCTCAAAGCTGGTAAGTAGGGAGATAGTTGTCAGGGATGCATGTCGTTTCCATCATTTTAAGGATGGAGCTTGTTCCTGTGGAGATTATTGGTGA
- the LOC7464710 gene encoding uncharacterized protein LOC7464710 yields MEKHIENFLNKVSLVFITIATITLLYLYLHTPETCIPPNTPITKPHLKFPSSTCDPSLNHPYTDPTKKRLKLWSSKSWLSQVSSFTIFFQSLNLLNNKTKVLCVSAGAGHEVMALNNMGVSDVTGVEIVDSLPLVKRADPNNLPFFDGVFDLAFSAHLEEALFPLRIVGEMERTVRNGGVCVVAVKECGGEEVDAIARLFRKSMFVGAENVTLIGMRMTRIIMRVGISSSS; encoded by the coding sequence atGGAGAAACACATAGAAAACTTCTTAAACAAAGTCTCATTGGTTTTTATAACCATAGCCACAATCACCCTTCTTTACCTTTACCTTCATACCCCAGAAACATGTATCCCACCAAACACACCCATCACAAAACCCCACCTCAAATTTCCTTCTTCTACATGTGACCCTTCTTTAAACCACCCTTACACTGATCCTACCAAGAAAAGACTGAAACTTTGGTCCTCAAAATCTTGGCTTTCACAAGTCTCTTCTTTCACAATTTTCtttcaaagtttgaatcttttgaataataaaaccaaagtaCTTTGTGTTTCAGCTGGTGCTGGACATGAAGTGATGGCATTGAATAACATGGGTGTTAGTGATGTTACTGGCGTTGAGATAGTGGATTCTTTGCCATTAGTTAAAAGGGCTGACCCCAATAACTTGCCCTTTTTTGATGGGGTTTTTGATTTGGCTTTTAGTGCTCATTTAGAAGAGGCTTTGTTTCCCTTAAGGATTGTTGGGGAGATGGAGAGGACTGTGAGGAATGGCGGGGTTTGTGTGGTTGCTGTAAAGGAGTGTGGTGGAGAGGAGGTGGATGCGATTGCTAGGTTGTTTAGGAAGTCTATGTTTGTTGGGGCTGAGAATGTTACATTGATTGGGATGAGGATGACCAGGATTATTATGAGAGTTGgcatttcttcttcatcatga
- the LOC7497421 gene encoding fasciclin-like arabinogalactan protein 21, producing MASCSHWWHAPVYFIASAVLAFIAISTAMNSPSNNATRPTRPTSNYLSLNASRTLRESGFNIMATLLLISPEMFFLSPNTTIFAIKDSSLVNTSLPPWFLKNLLQYHTSPLKLSMEDVFKKPQGSCFPTLVDRKKLAVTKIDAKERLAEINHVLVSHPDMVLERRITIHGVLAPFSSLRSKDVYFGWESIQAPICDANSSLVSDANGPRIILEWTRIIHLLSSHRFVSFAIGLNSVLDRILADHKNLSSVTIFAPPELEFVASSSPMLEKIVRLHILPQRATYIELAALPDKQRLRTLLPDEDLKITKGVGVTQGLAINGVEIAAPEIFSSKEFIVHGITQAFKIAKFPNASR from the coding sequence ATGGCTTCTTGCTCCCATTGGTGGCATGCACCAGTCTACTTCATTGCCTCTGCAGTCTTGGCATTCATAGCAATCTCCACCGCAATGAATTCACCATCCAACAATGCAACGAGACCAACCAGACCAACAAGCAATTACCTCTCATTGAATGCATCAAGAACTCTAAGGGAATCCGGGTTCAATATCATGGCTACCCTTCTCTTGATTTCCCCTGAAATGTTCTTTTTATCTCCTAACACAACCATCTTTGCCATTAAAGATTCTTCCCTCGTTAAcacctccctccctccctgGTTCTTGAAAAATCTCCTTCAATACCACACCTCTCCTTTGAAACTATCCATGGAGGATGTCTTCAAGAAACCTCAAGGCAGTTGCTTCCCAACACTTGTTGATCGAAAGAAACTTGCTGTAACCAAGATTGATGCAAAAGAAAGACTGGCAGAGATCAATCATGTATTGGTATCTCACCCTGACATGGTTCTTGAAAGACGGATTACAATTCATGGTGTTCTTGCACCATTTTCATCATTGAGGTCTAAAGATGTCTACTTTGGATGGGAGTCTATTCAAGCTCCAATTTGTGATGCCAATTCCAGTTTAGTTTCAGATGCTAATGGCCCCAGGATCATTTTGGAATGGACCAGGATTATCCATTTGCTTAGCTCCCACAGATTCGTGTCATTTGCAATTGGATTGAATTCTGTTCTTGATAGGATTCTTGCCGATCACAAGAACTTGAGTTCTGTAACAATCTTTGCTCCTCCAGAACTTGAGTTTGTGGCATCTTCATCACCAATGCTTGAGAAGATTGTGAGGTTGCACATACTGCCTCAAAGGGCTACGTACATAGAACTTGCTGCATTGCCAGATAAACAACGGCTGAGGACGCTGCTCCCTGATGAAGATCTTAAGATTACTAAAGGTGTTGGTGTGACACAGGGTTTGGCCATTAATGGAGTAGAGATTGCAGCACCAGAAATCTTCTCATCCAAGGAGTTCATAGTTCATGGGATTACTCAAGCTTTCAAGATTGCTAAATTTCCTAATGCATCAAGATAG